A window from Symbiopectobacterium purcellii encodes these proteins:
- a CDS encoding hydrolase, which yields MQSSTFRPLRGADNPHVQTLLPRLIRRRARLQPVWQQLDLPDGDFVDLAWSEAPQGACHKPRVVLFHGLEGSFHSPYAHGLLQACRQQGWLAVIMHFRGCSGRPNRLNRIYHSGETDDGSYLLRWMRDTLGDVPTAAIGISLGGNMLACLLAKWEEARLLCAAAIVSAPFHLDACSRRIEQGFSRIYQRYLVGQLKQNARRKLARYPGSLPIIPAQLQRIKGLREFDDAITARIHGFQDAADYYHQCSALALLPTIRTPTLIIHAQDDPFMTPEVIPNISHLPDTIEYQLTAHGGHVGFVGGTLLKPEMWLEQRIPDWFTRFLSADTAEAIA from the coding sequence ATGCAGTCCTCAACATTTCGCCCGTTACGCGGGGCTGATAACCCGCATGTACAAACGCTGTTGCCGCGCCTGATTCGCCGTCGTGCTCGCTTGCAGCCAGTGTGGCAACAACTCGATCTGCCTGACGGCGATTTTGTCGATCTGGCTTGGAGCGAAGCGCCGCAAGGCGCATGCCATAAACCCCGCGTGGTGCTGTTTCACGGTCTGGAAGGCAGCTTTCACAGTCCCTATGCGCACGGTTTGTTGCAAGCGTGCCGTCAACAAGGCTGGCTGGCGGTGATTATGCATTTTCGCGGCTGCAGCGGCCGTCCCAACCGTCTGAATCGTATCTACCATTCGGGTGAAACGGACGATGGCAGCTATCTGCTACGCTGGATGCGAGATACGCTAGGCGACGTGCCAACCGCTGCCATTGGCATTTCTCTGGGCGGCAATATGCTGGCTTGCCTGCTGGCTAAATGGGAAGAAGCCCGGTTGCTCTGCGCTGCAGCGATTGTCTCCGCGCCGTTTCATCTCGACGCCTGTAGCCGCAGAATCGAACAGGGTTTTTCACGTATTTATCAGCGTTATCTGGTAGGACAGTTGAAACAGAATGCCCGGCGTAAGCTGGCGCGCTACCCGGGTTCGTTACCGATTATTCCGGCACAGTTGCAACGTATCAAGGGATTGCGTGAGTTTGATGATGCGATCACCGCCCGTATTCATGGTTTTCAGGATGCTGCCGACTACTACCATCAGTGCAGTGCACTGGCGTTGCTGCCCACCATTCGCACGCCAACGCTTATCATCCATGCGCAGGACGATCCTTTCATGACACCCGAGGTGATCCCAAACATCAGCCACCTGCCCGACACTATCGAATACCAACTGACAGCGCACGGCGGACACGTCGGGTTTGTCGGCGGTACATTACTGAAACCGGAAATGTGGCTGGAACAACGCATTCCGGACTGGTTCACGCGCTTTTTATCGGCGGACACCGCAGAGGCAATAGCATGA
- a CDS encoding phosphoribulokinase, producing the protein MSQQHPIIAVTGSSGAGTTTTSLAFRKIFQQLQIKAASLEGDSFHRYTRPEMDMAIRKAKDLGRHISYFGPEANDFSLLEQAFIEYGRNGTGKTRKYLHIYDEAIPYNQVPGTFTPWEPMQHPTDMLFYEGLHGAVVTDQYDVAQHVDLLVGVVPIVNLEWIQKLVRDINERGHSREAVMDSVVRSMEDYITYITPQFSRTHINFQRVPTIDTSNPFAAKAIPSLDESFVVIHFQGVEHIDYPYLLAMLQGSFISHINTLVVPGGKMGLAMELIMAPLVKRLAEGRSAG; encoded by the coding sequence ATGTCGCAACAACACCCGATCATTGCCGTTACCGGCTCCAGTGGAGCAGGCACCACCACGACCAGCCTCGCGTTCAGGAAGATCTTCCAGCAGTTGCAGATAAAAGCCGCTTCACTGGAAGGCGATAGCTTTCACCGTTATACCCGGCCAGAGATGGACATGGCGATTCGCAAAGCGAAAGATTTGGGCCGCCATATCAGCTATTTCGGCCCAGAGGCCAATGATTTCAGCCTGCTTGAGCAGGCGTTTATCGAATATGGCCGCAACGGTACCGGAAAAACGCGCAAATACCTGCACATCTATGATGAGGCGATCCCCTACAATCAGGTGCCCGGCACCTTTACCCCGTGGGAGCCGATGCAGCATCCTACCGATATGCTGTTTTATGAGGGGCTGCACGGTGCCGTGGTCACTGACCAGTACGATGTTGCCCAGCACGTTGACCTACTGGTCGGTGTGGTTCCCATCGTCAATCTGGAATGGATTCAAAAGCTGGTGCGCGATATCAACGAACGCGGTCACTCGCGTGAAGCCGTGATGGATTCTGTGGTGCGTTCCATGGAGGATTACATTACCTATATCACGCCGCAGTTTTCTCGCACCCACATCAACTTCCAGCGCGTACCGACGATTGATACCTCAAACCCCTTTGCGGCCAAGGCGATCCCTTCGCTGGACGAGAGCTTTGTGGTGATCCATTTCCAGGGCGTCGAGCATATTGACTATCCCTACCTGCTGGCCATGCTGCAAGGCTCGTTTATTTCACACATCAATACCTTGGTGGTGCCGGGGGGAAAAATGGGGCTCGCCATGGAACTGATCATGGCACCGTTGGTAAAACGGCTGGCAGAAGGGCGTAGCGCGGGCTGA
- a CDS encoding OsmC family protein: MQARVKWVEDLTFLGESSSGHQILMDGNAGDKAPSPMEMVLMAAGGCSAIDVVSILQKGRNTITGCEVKLSSTRREETPRLFTHINLHFVVTGVGLTDKVVERAVSLSAEKYCSVALMLEKAVKVTHSHEIVAVA, translated from the coding sequence ATGCAAGCGCGCGTAAAATGGGTCGAAGATCTGACCTTTCTCGGTGAGTCGTCATCCGGGCATCAGATCCTGATGGATGGCAATGCTGGCGATAAAGCGCCCAGTCCGATGGAGATGGTGTTGATGGCGGCAGGAGGCTGTAGCGCCATTGATGTGGTGTCCATTTTGCAAAAGGGCCGCAATACCATTACCGGGTGTGAAGTCAAATTATCCTCCACGCGTCGTGAAGAAACGCCGCGTCTGTTTACCCATATCAACCTGCATTTTGTCGTCACGGGCGTAGGGCTAACGGATAAGGTGGTTGAACGAGCCGTATCGCTGTCGGCGGAGAAGTATTGTTCAGTGGCGCTAATGTTAGAAAAGGCGGTGAAGGTCACGCATAGCCACGAAATCGTCGCTGTCGCCTAG
- a CDS encoding YheU family protein, with amino-acid sequence MMIPWQQLDSDTLQNIIESFVLREGTDYGEQERSLEEKVRDIRRQLASGDVVLVWSELHETLNIMPRTQLNENTP; translated from the coding sequence ATGATGATTCCCTGGCAGCAGCTTGATAGCGATACCCTGCAAAATATCATTGAGTCCTTTGTGTTACGTGAAGGCACGGATTACGGCGAACAGGAGCGCTCACTGGAGGAAAAAGTCAGGGATATACGCCGCCAGCTTGCCTCCGGTGATGTGGTGCTGGTGTGGTCAGAGCTGCATGAAACGCTGAATATCATGCCTCGCACCCAGCTAAATGAAAATACGCCGTAG